Proteins from a genomic interval of Salmo trutta chromosome 39, fSalTru1.1, whole genome shotgun sequence:
- the LOC115179281 gene encoding SH2 domain-containing adapter protein F isoform X1 — protein MAKWLKEYLNFGSRRDVPHPPRPDYTESEILRAYRAQKDLDFEDPYQSAEKPQNGCYSGCRGTVSLHAFPAFASVLPNDAEVKVVSPKHRLIKVDSQEFSRSKIPLSPVTIHQEPVLPSAPAAVGNSDTDYSDPFDARPVPRLRADWEPNPHHTLGLSPITSPTLVAFSPNPILGLSLRPGDSSSYMEPFEAQRVITELQQGPERGRPGVGSGRVVVGIGDQLYDDPYDERTRHRHRGAPPQQQGREFLRDEQKEVRESRLPQDDERPAEEYDQPWEWKKDNISKALAVKFEGAEWEKSDQAKLPRTSPPAPGGAASLRRPGDTPPVLGERVDPCLPLERQVWYHGAVSRAEAETLLTLCKESSYLVRKSQTCPQDYSLSLRSCQGFMHMKFTRSSESRYVLGENSPPFSSVPEVIHYYTMHKLPIRGAEHLSLLYPVIVQTL, from the exons ATGGCAAAGTGGTTAAAGGAATACCTGAACTTCGGCAGCCGTCGTGACGTCCCCCATCCTCCACGTCCTGACTACACAGAGAGTGAGATCCTGAGGGCCTACAGAGCCCAGAAAGACCTGGACTTTGAAGACCCCTACCAGAGCGCAGAGAAACCACAAAATGGCTGCTACAGTGGCTGCAGGGGGACAGTAAGCCTGCATGCATTTCCTGCTTTCGCTTCTgtccttcccaacgatgcagag gtgaaggtGGTGTCTCCCAAACACAGGCTGATCAAGGTGGATTCTCAGGAGTTCAGTCGCAGTAAGATCCCCCTGAGCCCTGTCACCATCCACCAGGAACCG GTGCTTCCCTCTGCTCCTGCAGCAGTAGGGAACTCCGACACTGACTACTCGGACCCGTTTGATGCCAGACCAGTTCCACGGCTTAGAGCAGATTGGGAACCTAACCCACACCATACCTTAGGCCTCAGCCCCATCACCAGTCCTACCCTGGTAGCCTtcagccctaaccctatcctAGGTCTCAGTCTCCGTCCAGGGGACAGCAGCAGCTACATGGAACCCTTTGAAGCCCAGAGGGTCATCACAG AGCTCCAGCAGGGCCCAGAGCGGGGCCGGCCAGGAGTGGGCAGTGGAAGGGTTGTGGTTGGGATCGGAGATCAACTCTATGATGACCCCTACGATGAGAGGACTCGACATCGCCACCGGGGGGCGCCACCGCAGCAGCAGGGGAGAGAGTTCCTCAGGGACGAACAG aaAGAGGTCAGAGAGAGCAGGCTGCCCCAGGACGATGAGAGACCAGCAGAGGAGTACGACCAGCCCTGGGAATGGAAGAAGGACAACATCTCCAAAGCTCTAGCAG TGAAGTTTGAGGGGGCAGAGTGGGAGAAGTCAGACCAGGCCAAACTACCCAGGACCAGCCCCCCAGCCCCAGGGGGCGCAGCCAGCCTTCGGAGGCCTGGTGACACCCCCCCTGTCCTGGGTGAGAGAGTGGACCCCTGCCTGCCCCTGGAGAGACAGGT GTGGTACCACGGTGCTGTGAGTCGTGCGGAGGCAGAGACTCTACTGACGTTGTGCAAAGAGAGTTCCTACCTGGTGAGGAAGAGCCAGACCTGCCCACAAgactactctctctccctcag gAGTTGTCAGGGCTTCATGCATATGAAGTTCACTCGGAGTTCAGAGAGTCGTTACGTCCTGGGAGAGAACAGTCCTCCATTCTCCTCTGTACCAGAGGTCATCCACTACTACACCATGCACAAACTACCTATCAGAGGAGCTGAACACCTGTCTCTGCTCTACCCTGTCATAGTACAGACCCTCTGA
- the LOC115179281 gene encoding SH2 domain-containing adapter protein F isoform X2, translated as MAKWLKEYLNFGSRRDVPHPPRPDYTESEILRAYRAQKDLDFEDPYQSAEKPQNGCYSGCRGTVKVVSPKHRLIKVDSQEFSRSKIPLSPVTIHQEPVLPSAPAAVGNSDTDYSDPFDARPVPRLRADWEPNPHHTLGLSPITSPTLVAFSPNPILGLSLRPGDSSSYMEPFEAQRVITELQQGPERGRPGVGSGRVVVGIGDQLYDDPYDERTRHRHRGAPPQQQGREFLRDEQKEVRESRLPQDDERPAEEYDQPWEWKKDNISKALAVKFEGAEWEKSDQAKLPRTSPPAPGGAASLRRPGDTPPVLGERVDPCLPLERQVWYHGAVSRAEAETLLTLCKESSYLVRKSQTCPQDYSLSLRSCQGFMHMKFTRSSESRYVLGENSPPFSSVPEVIHYYTMHKLPIRGAEHLSLLYPVIVQTL; from the exons ATGGCAAAGTGGTTAAAGGAATACCTGAACTTCGGCAGCCGTCGTGACGTCCCCCATCCTCCACGTCCTGACTACACAGAGAGTGAGATCCTGAGGGCCTACAGAGCCCAGAAAGACCTGGACTTTGAAGACCCCTACCAGAGCGCAGAGAAACCACAAAATGGCTGCTACAGTGGCTGCAGGGGGACA gtgaaggtGGTGTCTCCCAAACACAGGCTGATCAAGGTGGATTCTCAGGAGTTCAGTCGCAGTAAGATCCCCCTGAGCCCTGTCACCATCCACCAGGAACCG GTGCTTCCCTCTGCTCCTGCAGCAGTAGGGAACTCCGACACTGACTACTCGGACCCGTTTGATGCCAGACCAGTTCCACGGCTTAGAGCAGATTGGGAACCTAACCCACACCATACCTTAGGCCTCAGCCCCATCACCAGTCCTACCCTGGTAGCCTtcagccctaaccctatcctAGGTCTCAGTCTCCGTCCAGGGGACAGCAGCAGCTACATGGAACCCTTTGAAGCCCAGAGGGTCATCACAG AGCTCCAGCAGGGCCCAGAGCGGGGCCGGCCAGGAGTGGGCAGTGGAAGGGTTGTGGTTGGGATCGGAGATCAACTCTATGATGACCCCTACGATGAGAGGACTCGACATCGCCACCGGGGGGCGCCACCGCAGCAGCAGGGGAGAGAGTTCCTCAGGGACGAACAG aaAGAGGTCAGAGAGAGCAGGCTGCCCCAGGACGATGAGAGACCAGCAGAGGAGTACGACCAGCCCTGGGAATGGAAGAAGGACAACATCTCCAAAGCTCTAGCAG TGAAGTTTGAGGGGGCAGAGTGGGAGAAGTCAGACCAGGCCAAACTACCCAGGACCAGCCCCCCAGCCCCAGGGGGCGCAGCCAGCCTTCGGAGGCCTGGTGACACCCCCCCTGTCCTGGGTGAGAGAGTGGACCCCTGCCTGCCCCTGGAGAGACAGGT GTGGTACCACGGTGCTGTGAGTCGTGCGGAGGCAGAGACTCTACTGACGTTGTGCAAAGAGAGTTCCTACCTGGTGAGGAAGAGCCAGACCTGCCCACAAgactactctctctccctcag gAGTTGTCAGGGCTTCATGCATATGAAGTTCACTCGGAGTTCAGAGAGTCGTTACGTCCTGGGAGAGAACAGTCCTCCATTCTCCTCTGTACCAGAGGTCATCCACTACTACACCATGCACAAACTACCTATCAGAGGAGCTGAACACCTGTCTCTGCTCTACCCTGTCATAGTACAGACCCTCTGA
- the LOC115179385 gene encoding splicing factor YJU2-like, translating into MSERKVLNKYYPPDFDPAKIPKLKLPKDRQYVVRLMAPFNMRCKTCGEYIYKGKKFNARKETVMNELYMGLPIFRFYIKCTRCLAEITFKTDPENTDYAMEHGATRNFQAEKLLEEEEKKITKDREEEELNNPMKVLENRTRDSKMEMEVLENLQELKELNQRQASVDFEGMLGTYKELEQREKEREKEDDERETQEMLERALVKRLRDSDSDSDQESESSSRPKKPSTDRPTDILTTDRLADTQGLSVRGVKKAKVESWERSVGGLGGGGALGTLVVRKKPATSVPKPDTTVTPAGSNTQTVSKAAAIVPTEATKPITAQNGSSSLSLLGAYSDSDDSNNSE; encoded by the exons ATGTCAGAAAGAAAAGTTTTAAAC AAATACTACCCGCCAGATTTCGACCCGGCTAAAATACCCAAACTCAAGCTTCCTAAAGACAGGCAATATGTGGTCCGGCTGATGGCTCCCTTCAACATGAG GTGTAAGACTTGTGGGGAGTACATTTACAAGGGGAAGAAGTTCAACGCCCGTAAGGAGACTGTGATGAATGAGCTCTACATGGGACTGCCCATCTTCCGCTTCTATATCAAGTGTACACGATGCCTGGCCGAGATCACCTTTAAG ACTGATCCGGAGAACACAGACTATGCCATGGAACACGGTGCCACAAGGAACTTCCAGGCGGAGAAACTtctagaggaggaagagaagaagataactaaggacagagaggaggaagagttgAACAACCCTATGAAG GTGTTGGAGAACCGTACGCGGGACTCTAAGATGGAGATGGAGGTTTTGGAGAATCTTCAGGAGCTCAAGGAGTTGAACCAGAGACAGGCTTCGGTGGACTTCGAAGGAATGCTGGGAACATACAAAGAGCTGGagcagagggagaaggagagggagaaggaggacgACGAGAGGGAGACACA GGAGATGCTAGAGAGAGCTCTAGTGAAGAGGTTAAGAGACTCCGACTCTGACTCAGACCAGGAGAGCGAGAGCAGCAGCAGACCAAAGAAACCCAGCACAGACAGACCTACTGACATCCTCACCACAGACAGACTCGCtgacacacag gGCCTGTCAGTGAGAGGGGTGAAGAAGGCCAAAGTGGAGAGCTGGGAAAGAAGTGTGGGGGGGCTGGGAGGTGGAGGGGCACTGGGAACACTGGTGGTGAGAAAGAAACCAGCGACCTCTGTCCCTAAACCTGATACCACAGTAACTCCTGCAGgctcaaacacacagacag TTTCAAAGGCAGCTGCTATCGTACCGACGGAGGCTACTAAGCCAATCACAGCACAGAATGGGTCGTCGTCGCTCAGCCTCCTGGGGGCGTATTCCGACAGTGATGACAGCAACAATAGTGAATGA
- the odf3l2a gene encoding outer dense fiber protein 3-like protein 2a: protein MEVKRRPIIAGREKGPGPGRYALPPTIGYINHDLTKPSSPAYTFHRRMSSNMVSVDCSPGPQYHIDAKMTRFGRVGTPSYSMLGRARRTAELFQTPGPGAYSPEKPHLRPPSYTIGSRSRYRIMDSVPAPNRYTLPNLLGSQVPHKPSSASYSLAGRRQVGAPSEDLSMTPGPGRYNSTDPSVYLTRQPSFSMQSRTTRPNDQSQKPGPGTHSPEKVLLHLPRPPAFSLGIRHSEFITPLVVVVTD from the exons ATGGAGGTTAAGAGACGTCCGATAATCGCTGGCAGAGAGAAAG GGCCAGGCCCCGGTCGCTATGCTCTCCCTCCAACCATTGGCTACATCAACCATGACCTCACCAAGCCCAGTAGCCCCGCCTACACCTTCCACAGACGTATGAGCAGCAACA TGGTCTCTGTGGATTGCAGTCCAGGACCCCAGTACCACATCGATGCCAAGATGACCCGGTTCGGCCGCGTCGGTACCCCTTCTTACTCCATGCTAGGCAGGGCAAGACGCACCG CTGAACTCTTCCAGACTCCAGGTCCAGGTGCCTACAGCCCAGAGAAACCTCATCTCAGACCTCCCTCCTACACTATTGGCTCTCGGTCACGCTACCGTATAATGGATTCTGTGCCCGCCCCTAACCG GTACACCCTCCCTAACCTGCTGGGTTCCCAGGTGCCCCACAAGCCGTCCAGTGCCAGCTACAGCTTGGCGGGGCGCAGACAGGTTGGAGCTCCATCAGAAGACCTGTCCATGACCCCTGGACCAGGACGCTACAACAGTACTGACCCCAGCGTCTACCTCACACGACAGCCGTCCTTCTCTATGCAG AGCCGGACCACCCGACCCAACGATCAGTCTCAGAAGCCTGGGCCAGGGACCCACAGCCCGGAGAAGGTCCTGCTCCACCTCCCCAGACCTCCTGCCTTCTCCCTGGGCATCAGACACTCAGAGTTCATTACTCCTCTGGTGGTGGTTGTTACCGACTGa
- the LOC115179686 gene encoding cytokine receptor-like factor 1 isoform X1, with the protein MLSLLFLILYIPAVMSSSSQMAGIFPQDPALPIGSTLTATCSVSPDLGLHASSLFWSLNGRRLPSSSYSVLSPTALSVTLPGLPASRQRSGDNLVCHNHGGHVLAGSCLYIGMPPVKPVNLTCWSRNTKDLTCRWAPGGQGETFIKTKYTLKYKLRWYGRERECEEYNAAQPYSCYIPRDLALFTPYEIWVEATNQLGSATSDVITLDILDVVTTDPPSGVSVSRVGDLEDHLSVRWKSPPALKDFLFQAKYQIRYRLEDNSDWKVMDDVGNQTSCRLAGLRPGTVYFVQVRCNPVGIYGSRRAGIWSEWSHPTAASTPHSERVLSGSCDSKSGDSNSTLRRELKQFFGWVRNHAYGCGGMSIKLYDQWRVWMQKSHNTRNQVLQGDKS; encoded by the exons ATGTTGTCATTATTATTCTTGATTCTGTACATTCCTGCTGTGATGTCCTCATCGTCAC aGATGGCAGGGATCTTCCCCCAGGACCCAGCCCTGCCCATCGGCTCCACCCTCACTGCCACATGTTCAGTCAGCCCTGATCTGGGCCTCCACGCCAGCTCTCTGTTCTGGAGCCTGAATGGCCGCCGGCTGCCCAGCTCTTCTTACAGCGTGTTGAGCCCTACGGCCCTCAGTGTCACCCTGCCGGGCCTGCCAGCCTCTAGGCAGAGGTCAGGGGACAACCTGGTGTGTCACAACCATGGAGGACATGTTCTGGCCGGGTCCTGTCTCTACATTGGGA TGCCTCCAGTGAAGCCAGTCAACTTGACCTGCTGGTCCAGAAACACCAAAGACCTGACCTGTCGATGGGCAccgggaggacagggagagaccTTCATCAAGACCAAATACACACTCAAATACAAACTCAG gtggtatggcagagagagagaatgtgaggagTACAATGCCGCCCAGCCGTACTCTTGCTACATACCTCGTGACCTCGCCCTCTTCACGCCCTACGAGATCTGGGTGGAAGCCACCAATCAGCTCGGCTCAGCCACCTCTGATGTCATCACCCTGGATATCCTAGACGTGG TAACGACGGACCCGCCGTCAGGTGTGAGTGTGAGTCGTGTGGGTGACCTGGAGGACCATCTGAGTGTTCGATGGAAGTCTCCCCCAGCTCTCAAAGACTTCCTGTTCCAGGCCAAGTACCAGATACGCTACCGGCTGGAGGACAACTCAGACTGGAAGGTCATGGATGACGTTGGGAACCAGACATCATGTCGTCTGGCAGGCCTGAGACCGGGTACTGTGTATTTTGTCCAG GTGCGCTGTAACCCAGTAGGGATCTATGGGTCTCGTAGGGCTGGTATCTGGAGTGAGTGGAGTCATCCTACTGCTGCTTCTACACCTCATAGTG AGCGTGTGTTATCAGGGTCGTGTGACTCCAAGTCTGGAGACTCCAATTCTACGTTACGTCGAGAGCTGAAGCAGTTCTTCGGCTGGGTACGGAATCATGCGTATGGCTGCGGCGGCATGTCAATCAAACTCTACGACCAGTGGAGAGTCTGGATGCAGAAGTCCCACAATACACGCAACCAG GTCCTACAAGGGGATAAGTCATAG
- the LOC115179686 gene encoding cytokine receptor-like factor 1 isoform X2, producing the protein MLSLLFLILYIPAVMSSSSQMAGIFPQDPALPIGSTLTATCSVSPDLGLHASSLFWSLNGRRLPSSSYSVLSPTALSVTLPGLPASRQRSGDNLVCHNHGGHVLAGSCLYIGMPPVKPVNLTCWSRNTKDLTCRWAPGGQGETFIKTKYTLKYKLRWYGRERECEEYNAAQPYSCYIPRDLALFTPYEIWVEATNQLGSATSDVITLDILDVVTTDPPSGVSVSRVGDLEDHLSVRWKSPPALKDFLFQAKYQIRYRLEDNSDWKVMDDVGNQTSCRLAGLRPGTVYFVQVRCNPVGIYGSRRAGIWSEWSHPTAASTPHSERVLSGSCDSKSGDSNSTLRRELKQFFGWVRNHAYGCGGMSIKLYDQWRVWMQKSHNTRNQVGPTRG; encoded by the exons ATGTTGTCATTATTATTCTTGATTCTGTACATTCCTGCTGTGATGTCCTCATCGTCAC aGATGGCAGGGATCTTCCCCCAGGACCCAGCCCTGCCCATCGGCTCCACCCTCACTGCCACATGTTCAGTCAGCCCTGATCTGGGCCTCCACGCCAGCTCTCTGTTCTGGAGCCTGAATGGCCGCCGGCTGCCCAGCTCTTCTTACAGCGTGTTGAGCCCTACGGCCCTCAGTGTCACCCTGCCGGGCCTGCCAGCCTCTAGGCAGAGGTCAGGGGACAACCTGGTGTGTCACAACCATGGAGGACATGTTCTGGCCGGGTCCTGTCTCTACATTGGGA TGCCTCCAGTGAAGCCAGTCAACTTGACCTGCTGGTCCAGAAACACCAAAGACCTGACCTGTCGATGGGCAccgggaggacagggagagaccTTCATCAAGACCAAATACACACTCAAATACAAACTCAG gtggtatggcagagagagagaatgtgaggagTACAATGCCGCCCAGCCGTACTCTTGCTACATACCTCGTGACCTCGCCCTCTTCACGCCCTACGAGATCTGGGTGGAAGCCACCAATCAGCTCGGCTCAGCCACCTCTGATGTCATCACCCTGGATATCCTAGACGTGG TAACGACGGACCCGCCGTCAGGTGTGAGTGTGAGTCGTGTGGGTGACCTGGAGGACCATCTGAGTGTTCGATGGAAGTCTCCCCCAGCTCTCAAAGACTTCCTGTTCCAGGCCAAGTACCAGATACGCTACCGGCTGGAGGACAACTCAGACTGGAAGGTCATGGATGACGTTGGGAACCAGACATCATGTCGTCTGGCAGGCCTGAGACCGGGTACTGTGTATTTTGTCCAG GTGCGCTGTAACCCAGTAGGGATCTATGGGTCTCGTAGGGCTGGTATCTGGAGTGAGTGGAGTCATCCTACTGCTGCTTCTACACCTCATAGTG AGCGTGTGTTATCAGGGTCGTGTGACTCCAAGTCTGGAGACTCCAATTCTACGTTACGTCGAGAGCTGAAGCAGTTCTTCGGCTGGGTACGGAATCATGCGTATGGCTGCGGCGGCATGTCAATCAAACTCTACGACCAGTGGAGAGTCTGGATGCAGAAGTCCCACAATACACGCAACCAGGTAG GTCCTACAAGGGGATAA